In Thermococcus sp. JdF3, a genomic segment contains:
- the hisIE gene encoding bifunctional phosphoribosyl-AMP cyclohydrolase/phosphoribosyl-ATP diphosphatase HisIE codes for MEELIEKVDWEKNNGIVPVVVQDTKGEVLTLAYMDREALRKTLETGYAHYYSRSQGRIRMKGEVSGNVQRVKEVRIDCDGDALLLIVEQRGAACHTGNYSCFYRKLGEPERVLPVDYSLTILRELEELIRARKQKPVEGSYTSRLFKEGRERIYKKFGEEAVEVLVAETRERLIYETADMLYHLLVLLVYNDVALGEVMAELRRRRR; via the coding sequence CGTCCCCGTTGTGGTTCAGGACACGAAGGGGGAAGTCCTAACGCTCGCGTACATGGACAGGGAGGCCCTCAGGAAAACCCTTGAGACCGGCTACGCCCACTACTACTCCCGCTCGCAGGGAAGAATCCGCATGAAGGGCGAGGTGAGCGGGAACGTCCAGAGGGTGAAGGAAGTCCGGATAGACTGCGACGGCGATGCCCTGCTCCTGATAGTCGAGCAGAGAGGTGCCGCATGTCACACGGGAAACTACTCCTGCTTCTACCGTAAGCTCGGCGAGCCGGAGAGGGTTCTCCCGGTGGACTACTCCCTGACAATCCTGCGGGAGCTTGAGGAGCTGATAAGGGCGCGGAAGCAAAAGCCCGTCGAAGGCTCCTACACCTCAAGGCTGTTCAAGGAGGGCAGGGAGAGGATATACAAGAAGTTCGGCGAGGAGGCGGTCGAGGTTCTCGTTGCTGAAACGAGGGAGCGGCTGATCTACGAGACGGCCGACATGCTCTACCACCTGCTCGTTTTGCTGGTTTACAACGACGTTGCCCTCGGTGAGGTGATGGCCGAGCTGAGGAGGCGGAGGAGATGA
- the hisC gene encoding histidinol-phosphate transaminase, giving the protein MRIRELVKSFEPYRVEEGDYPVRLDKNESPYDLPCWVKEEIFEELRELSFNRYPHITSMPAREAIADFYGLSPENVAMGNGGDELISYLVRLFEGGYVVTTPPTFSMYYFYAKLNGIPVLEVPLREDFTIDGDAIAEKAGNASAVFIASPNNPTGNLQPEEEIVKVLDTGTAVVLDEAYAEFAGKTLWRLIEEYPNLIVLRTFSKAFSLAGVRAGYLLANGETVDALYRVKSPFSVGVMTMAAVKVVLRHYDLVERRVAKIIEERERIRRAFREFTYPSDANFLLMRLNAYEFLLGKGIAVRKLAGRLDGHIRVTVGRKWENRKLIEALREFLEVRECG; this is encoded by the coding sequence ATGAGGATTAGAGAGCTCGTGAAGTCCTTCGAGCCGTACCGCGTTGAAGAGGGGGACTACCCCGTAAGGCTCGACAAGAACGAGAGTCCCTACGACCTTCCCTGCTGGGTGAAGGAGGAAATCTTTGAGGAGCTGAGAGAGCTTTCCTTCAACCGCTACCCGCACATAACCTCGATGCCCGCCAGGGAGGCCATAGCGGACTTTTACGGCCTCTCACCGGAGAACGTTGCGATGGGAAACGGGGGGGACGAGCTGATAAGCTATCTCGTCAGGCTCTTCGAGGGAGGCTATGTAGTCACGACACCGCCGACCTTCAGCATGTACTACTTCTACGCAAAGCTGAACGGAATTCCCGTCCTTGAGGTGCCCCTGAGGGAGGACTTTACGATAGACGGCGACGCCATAGCGGAAAAGGCCGGAAATGCGAGCGCTGTCTTCATAGCCTCACCTAACAACCCCACAGGCAACCTCCAGCCGGAGGAGGAGATAGTGAAAGTCCTCGACACGGGGACGGCGGTGGTTCTCGACGAGGCCTACGCGGAGTTCGCCGGAAAAACCCTCTGGAGGCTCATCGAGGAGTACCCCAACCTGATTGTGCTTAGAACCTTCTCCAAGGCCTTCAGCCTGGCCGGGGTGAGGGCGGGCTATCTTCTGGCGAACGGGGAAACCGTTGATGCCCTCTACCGGGTGAAGTCGCCCTTCAGCGTCGGGGTAATGACCATGGCGGCGGTGAAGGTCGTGCTCAGGCACTACGACCTCGTTGAGAGGCGCGTGGCGAAGATCATCGAGGAGAGGGAGCGGATAAGAAGGGCCTTCCGGGAGTTCACGTATCCAAGCGACGCGAACTTCCTCCTGATGAGGCTGAACGCCTACGAGTTCCTTCTGGGGAAGGGCATAGCCGTCAGAAAGCTCGCGGGGAGGCTCGACGGCCACATACGGGTTACCGTCGGAAGGAAATGGGAGAACCGGAAGCTGATCGAAGCCCTCAGGGAGTTTCTGGAGGTGAGGGAATGTGGGTAG
- a CDS encoding HAD family hydrolase, with protein sequence MWVVFDVDGVLIDVGESYDVATRLTAEYFLRLFGVEREIKPEWVRELRRKGSFGDDFKVSEALILFALSGRAEELIEEFPEGGTIEWVRERFGFQVFGGSIERVFNTFYLGSEYPGRLFDFPGLWKRERPIVRRNLLEEASARFKLGVVTGRSALEMKLAERVIGFRFENVVTRGSYLKPDPRALWELVKGERGVYVGDTINDGLFVENYRRRYGREFGFVMVGRDVRDVNQFLEELLEGEQT encoded by the coding sequence ATGTGGGTAGTTTTCGACGTTGACGGCGTGCTGATAGACGTGGGGGAAAGCTACGATGTCGCGACCAGGCTCACGGCGGAGTACTTCCTCAGGCTGTTCGGGGTCGAGAGGGAGATAAAACCCGAGTGGGTCCGGGAGCTCAGGAGGAAGGGCTCCTTCGGAGACGATTTCAAGGTCAGCGAGGCCCTGATACTCTTCGCCCTTTCAGGAAGGGCTGAAGAGCTCATCGAGGAGTTCCCGGAGGGGGGAACGATAGAGTGGGTTCGGGAGAGATTCGGGTTCCAGGTCTTCGGCGGGAGCATCGAGCGGGTCTTCAACACCTTCTACCTGGGGAGCGAGTATCCGGGGAGGCTCTTTGACTTCCCGGGGCTGTGGAAACGGGAGAGGCCGATTGTGAGGAGAAACCTCCTGGAGGAAGCGTCGGCCCGCTTCAAACTCGGGGTCGTCACCGGAAGGAGTGCCCTTGAGATGAAGCTGGCGGAGCGGGTAATCGGCTTCCGCTTTGAGAACGTCGTTACAAGGGGGAGCTATCTCAAACCGGACCCCCGGGCACTGTGGGAGCTCGTGAAGGGCGAAAGGGGAGTTTACGTGGGGGATACAATCAACGACGGTCTTTTCGTCGAGAACTACCGGAGGAGATACGGAAGAGAGTTCGGCTTCGTAATGGTGGGGCGGGACGTGAGGGACGTGAACCAATTCCTGGAGGAACTGCTGGAGGGGGAACAAACTTAA
- a CDS encoding TIGR01177 family methyltransferase: MLYLEILGNLPEMARDEVKAMLELAGGKIVSQDYLFLKINADERPFPYFDRLGLAHEYGELLVEADSVEGLLDKAREIEWPIKGTFKVDTETMANCRHSVLDLPRKLGAVIHAQGFKVNLSRPDTLVRVYCGERLYAGIRLRFFDPKDFEKRKAHHRPFFRPISLHPRVSRALVNLTKARRELLDPMMGAGGILMEAGLLGLRVYGIDIRPEMVEGAEMNLLHYGITDYVLKLGDATRLGELFPGKKFEAVATDPPYGTSATLAGRKRDELYRRVLESIYEVLEDGGRLAIAFPTSFDGKAEAERIGFKTLGRYYQRVHKSLERYFYVLEKA, translated from the coding sequence ATGCTCTACCTTGAGATACTCGGAAACCTGCCGGAGATGGCAAGGGACGAGGTAAAGGCCATGCTTGAGCTGGCCGGCGGAAAGATAGTTAGTCAGGATTATCTTTTCCTCAAGATAAACGCCGATGAGAGGCCTTTTCCCTACTTTGACCGCCTTGGTCTAGCCCACGAGTACGGTGAGCTTCTGGTTGAGGCGGACTCGGTGGAGGGGCTCCTTGATAAGGCCAGGGAGATCGAGTGGCCGATAAAAGGGACTTTCAAGGTGGACACCGAGACCATGGCCAACTGCCGGCACAGCGTTCTTGACCTACCCAGAAAGCTCGGCGCCGTCATACACGCCCAGGGGTTCAAGGTGAACCTCTCAAGGCCCGACACCCTCGTGAGGGTCTACTGCGGCGAGAGGCTCTACGCGGGGATAAGGCTCAGGTTTTTTGACCCCAAGGACTTTGAAAAGAGGAAGGCCCACCACAGGCCCTTCTTCAGGCCGATCTCGCTCCACCCGAGGGTTTCCAGGGCGCTGGTGAACCTCACTAAGGCGAGGAGGGAGCTCCTCGACCCCATGATGGGCGCCGGTGGTATTTTGATGGAGGCTGGCCTTCTCGGCCTGAGGGTCTACGGGATCGATATAAGGCCGGAGATGGTGGAAGGCGCCGAGATGAACCTGCTGCACTACGGGATAACGGACTACGTCCTGAAGCTCGGCGACGCAACGAGGCTGGGGGAGCTGTTCCCGGGGAAGAAGTTCGAGGCGGTAGCAACCGACCCGCCTTACGGAACGTCGGCGACACTCGCCGGCAGGAAGAGGGACGAGCTGTACAGAAGGGTTTTGGAGAGCATCTATGAAGTGCTCGAGGACGGCGGAAGGCTGGCGATAGCGTTTCCAACGAGCTTCGACGGAAAGGCCGAGGCCGAGAGGATAGGCTTCAAAACGCTCGGCAGGTACTACCAGAGGGTGCACAAGAGCCTGGAGAGGTACTTCTACGTCCTCGAGAAAGCTTGA
- a CDS encoding alanyl-tRNA editing protein: MTRKLYYEDAYLREAKAKVLEVKEGALLLDQTVFYPTGGGQPHDRGTINGVDVLDVYKDDAGNVWHVVAEPERFKPNDEVELKIDWDYRYRLMRIHTAMHLLEHVLNLVLPGEWKLYGSGMSVEKGRYDILYPENVNQWKEQIIETFNRLVDEGGEMRIWWEGETRYTQIRDFEIIPCGGTHVRDIREIGHLKKFKRSSLGKGKQRLEIWLEG, from the coding sequence ATGACGCGCAAGCTCTACTACGAGGATGCCTACCTGAGGGAAGCGAAGGCGAAGGTCCTTGAGGTAAAAGAGGGTGCCCTTCTTCTTGATCAGACGGTGTTTTACCCGACCGGCGGCGGCCAGCCCCACGACAGGGGGACGATAAACGGCGTTGATGTTCTCGATGTCTACAAGGACGATGCAGGCAACGTCTGGCACGTGGTGGCTGAACCCGAGAGGTTCAAGCCTAACGATGAGGTCGAGCTCAAAATCGACTGGGACTACAGGTACAGGCTCATGAGGATACACACCGCCATGCACCTGCTGGAGCACGTCCTCAACCTCGTCCTGCCGGGCGAGTGGAAGCTCTACGGAAGCGGAATGAGCGTCGAGAAGGGCAGATACGACATACTTTACCCCGAGAACGTGAACCAGTGGAAGGAGCAGATAATCGAGACCTTCAACCGGCTCGTCGACGAGGGCGGAGAGATGAGGATATGGTGGGAAGGGGAAACGCGCTACACCCAAATAAGGGACTTCGAAATCATTCCCTGCGGTGGGACGCACGTGAGGGACATAAGAGAGATAGGCCACCTCAAGAAGTTCAAGCGCTCCAGCCTGGGAAAGGGGAAGCAGAGGCTGGAGATATGGCTTGAAGGCTAA
- a CDS encoding exodeoxyribonuclease VII small subunit has product MKRVLAVIFAAILLASFVGPGFVSAGDEVQVYKQDFTFRIVLLPNGSANITMTSVWLGPKEEIDKQIESILNETQNGNMTLEEAIKKFEQEQLARYIQGLTQAGVKLVNESMKSYGIEEGNNITLVFNAIALDYARYYSYDHYWELRVDPTRGYGSMMVPDTGFPFGIEANNTFIVVLPPNATLLSYPKPFVKQYNQSRFEVESSADGNTVVVRSHIHLEPWLTPDGFKSLFGDYGDYYIRYKTPYEGVEHYEKSITNEYVTLDIHANGTVRLHMKDEYVEPLRDVVARKAEIVSYGVQNVTEYILRTYSLALGYQGAIVDGGKVTILGLNETTAPLVIDAEYTLRNFTKYENGSYVYTFDPTMGMAQSLRDRSEYEVNNTLHLTLNLTGGGEFLEVPDNISDEVKGNRFTMTVVRRGNTLEIVSNVYIRYGAQPEDVKALLANRTSATVRYTLPAEETNGGMSDTQKMAAVIVAVLIVALAVAFWKKH; this is encoded by the coding sequence ATGAAAAGAGTCCTTGCGGTCATTTTCGCCGCGATTCTCCTGGCGTCCTTCGTTGGCCCGGGCTTTGTCTCGGCTGGAGACGAGGTCCAGGTTTACAAGCAGGACTTCACCTTCAGGATAGTCCTCCTGCCCAACGGCAGCGCCAACATAACCATGACCAGCGTCTGGCTGGGGCCGAAGGAGGAAATAGACAAGCAAATAGAGAGCATACTCAACGAGACCCAGAACGGCAACATGACGCTCGAGGAAGCCATAAAGAAGTTCGAGCAGGAGCAGCTCGCCAGGTACATTCAGGGCCTCACCCAGGCCGGGGTCAAGCTTGTGAACGAGAGCATGAAGTCCTACGGCATAGAGGAGGGCAACAACATAACCCTCGTCTTCAACGCGATAGCCCTCGACTACGCCAGGTACTACTCCTACGACCATTACTGGGAGCTCCGGGTGGACCCCACGAGGGGCTACGGCTCGATGATGGTTCCCGACACCGGCTTCCCCTTCGGCATAGAGGCCAACAACACCTTCATCGTTGTCCTCCCGCCCAATGCGACGTTGCTCAGCTACCCCAAGCCCTTCGTCAAGCAGTACAATCAGAGCCGCTTTGAAGTCGAGTCGAGTGCCGATGGAAACACCGTCGTCGTGCGCTCCCACATCCACCTCGAGCCCTGGCTGACCCCCGACGGTTTTAAGTCTCTCTTCGGAGATTACGGGGATTACTACATTCGCTACAAGACCCCCTACGAGGGAGTCGAGCACTACGAGAAGAGCATAACCAACGAGTACGTCACCCTCGACATCCACGCCAACGGCACCGTAAGGCTCCACATGAAGGACGAGTACGTTGAACCCCTCAGGGACGTCGTCGCCAGGAAGGCGGAGATAGTCTCCTACGGCGTCCAGAACGTGACGGAGTACATACTGAGGACCTACTCCCTGGCCCTCGGCTACCAGGGCGCCATAGTGGACGGGGGCAAGGTCACCATCCTTGGCCTCAACGAGACAACCGCGCCCCTCGTCATCGACGCGGAGTACACGCTGAGGAACTTCACAAAGTATGAGAACGGGTCGTACGTCTACACCTTCGACCCAACGATGGGAATGGCCCAGAGCCTCCGGGACAGGAGTGAGTATGAGGTAAACAACACCCTGCACCTCACCCTCAACCTGACCGGCGGCGGGGAGTTCCTCGAAGTGCCCGACAACATCAGCGACGAGGTCAAGGGCAACCGCTTTACCATGACCGTTGTCCGCAGGGGGAACACCCTGGAGATAGTCTCCAACGTTTACATCCGCTACGGCGCCCAGCCGGAGGACGTTAAGGCCCTCCTCGCCAACCGCACCAGCGCAACGGTCAGGTACACCCTGCCGGCAGAGGAGACCAACGGAGGAATGAGCGACACACAGAAGATGGCCGCGGTCATCGTTGCGGTGCTTATCGTGGCCCTGGCGGTGGCCTTCTGGAAGAAGCACTGA
- a CDS encoding dicarboxylate/amino acid:cation symporter produces MGKGLLRRYLDYPVLWKILWGLILGAVFGLVAAHFGWQDAVETYVKPFGDLFVRLLKMLVMPIVLASLVVGASSISPARLGRVGVKIVVYYLFTSAFAVFFGLLMGNLFHVGRGVDLGTGAGKAIEAQPPSLVDTLLNIVPTNPFESLSSGAVLQTIFFAIVLGIALTYLTNREDERLRTAGTTLLRAFDGLAEAMYLIVGGVMQYAPIGVFALIAYVMAIQGTKVIGPLTTVVLAVYAGLVLQILLVYAVLLKIFGIDPVKFLKRAKDAMLTAFVTRSSSGTLPVTMRVAEERMGIDRGIFSFTLPLGATINMDGTALYQGVTVLFVAYAIGQPLSLSQQLVVVLTAVLASIGTAGVPGAGAIMLAMVLQSVGLDLTAGSPVALAYAMILGIDAILDMGRTMVNVTGDLAGTTIVAKTEGELDSSKWTS; encoded by the coding sequence GTGGGAAAGGGACTTCTGAGAAGGTATCTGGACTACCCGGTTCTCTGGAAGATACTCTGGGGCCTCATTCTGGGCGCAGTGTTTGGCCTGGTAGCGGCTCACTTCGGCTGGCAGGACGCCGTTGAGACATACGTAAAGCCCTTCGGCGACCTCTTCGTCAGGCTTCTGAAGATGCTCGTCATGCCAATAGTCCTCGCGTCCCTTGTGGTGGGTGCATCAAGCATCAGCCCCGCCAGGTTGGGTCGTGTGGGCGTTAAGATCGTCGTTTACTACCTGTTTACCTCAGCGTTTGCGGTGTTCTTCGGCCTGCTCATGGGCAACCTCTTCCACGTGGGGAGGGGGGTTGACCTTGGAACCGGTGCCGGCAAGGCCATCGAGGCCCAGCCGCCGTCCCTGGTTGACACTCTCCTGAACATAGTGCCGACGAACCCATTTGAGTCGCTCTCCAGCGGTGCGGTTCTTCAGACGATATTCTTTGCGATAGTCCTTGGGATAGCCCTAACATACCTCACCAACAGGGAGGACGAGAGGCTTAGGACCGCTGGAACGACACTTCTCAGGGCCTTTGACGGCCTTGCTGAGGCGATGTACCTCATAGTCGGAGGGGTCATGCAGTACGCACCGATAGGTGTCTTCGCACTCATAGCCTACGTCATGGCAATCCAGGGCACGAAGGTCATCGGGCCGCTGACAACGGTCGTTCTGGCCGTTTACGCCGGTCTGGTTCTTCAAATACTGCTTGTATATGCCGTCCTGCTCAAAATCTTTGGTATCGACCCGGTTAAGTTCCTCAAAAGGGCAAAGGACGCCATGCTGACGGCTTTCGTCACGAGGAGCTCCAGCGGAACGCTGCCGGTTACGATGCGCGTTGCGGAGGAGAGGATGGGCATCGACAGGGGAATATTCTCCTTCACGCTGCCCCTTGGTGCGACGATAAACATGGACGGAACCGCGCTCTACCAGGGGGTTACAGTCCTATTCGTCGCATACGCCATCGGCCAGCCACTCTCCCTGAGCCAGCAACTCGTGGTCGTTCTCACGGCGGTTCTGGCTTCGATAGGAACGGCCGGAGTTCCCGGCGCGGGAGCCATAATGCTCGCCATGGTTCTCCAGAGCGTCGGTCTCGACCTCACGGCCGGAAGTCCTGTTGCCCTGGCCTACGCCATGATACTCGGAATCGACGCAATCCTTGACATGGGCAGGACGATGGTGAACGTCACCGGCGACCTGGCAGGAACGACCATTGTTGCCAAGACGGAAGGAGAACTGGACTCTTCCAAGTGGACGAGCTGA
- a CDS encoding biotin--[acetyl-CoA-carboxylase] ligase — protein MERIIGRKLITLDEVDSTNEYAKRIAQDVPEGTVVVAKRQTAGRGRRGRNWTSPEGGLWLSVVLKPPRVDPRLVFVGALAVVDTLADFGIESGIKWPNDVWAGGRKISGILTEGKAGEYSILGIGLNVNNAIPEELRKNAVSMVQFIGREVPLDAVLERILLHLDGWYRVFRERPDLLMAKVRERAFILGKAVTVTEGNERISGMALDILDDGSLLMDIDGQLRRILYGDVSLRFF, from the coding sequence ATGGAGCGCATCATCGGAAGAAAGCTCATAACCCTGGACGAGGTTGACTCCACCAACGAGTACGCGAAGCGAATAGCGCAGGATGTCCCGGAGGGAACGGTTGTCGTGGCGAAGCGGCAGACCGCTGGGAGGGGCAGGAGGGGAAGGAACTGGACCTCCCCCGAGGGCGGCCTGTGGCTCAGCGTCGTTCTCAAGCCTCCCAGAGTGGATCCGCGGCTCGTCTTCGTCGGGGCGCTGGCGGTCGTCGATACGCTCGCGGACTTTGGAATAGAGTCCGGGATAAAGTGGCCCAACGATGTGTGGGCGGGGGGCAGGAAGATATCTGGAATACTGACCGAGGGAAAGGCCGGGGAGTACAGTATACTGGGAATCGGCCTCAACGTGAACAACGCCATCCCCGAGGAGCTCAGGAAAAACGCTGTTTCGATGGTGCAGTTTATCGGTAGGGAAGTGCCACTCGATGCGGTTCTTGAGAGGATCCTGCTCCACCTAGACGGATGGTACCGCGTCTTCCGGGAGAGGCCTGACCTGCTGATGGCGAAGGTTCGCGAGAGAGCATTCATACTGGGAAAGGCCGTCACCGTAACTGAAGGGAATGAGAGAATCTCCGGTATGGCACTGGACATACTGGACGATGGCTCATTACTTATGGACATTGACGGACAGTTAAGGAGAATCCTGTATGGAGACGTCTCGCTAAGGTTCTTCTAA
- the fba gene encoding class I fructose-bisphosphate aldolase, whose translation MDAYQNVGIKRRMKRFFRRDGRALIFAMDHGFEHGPMDFEEHWEHVNPRIIIKKVVRAGIDGVMMLPGLARMAGDEVKPNVGLMIKLTSKTNLRPKDDQLLQSQLGFVEDAIKLGADAIAATVYWGSPQEDVMMRQFAEIASYAHDLGFPVVQFAYPRGPYINEKYGRKEDYRVVMYGARAAVESGADMIKTYWTGSRESFAKVVDAAAGVPVLLSGGAKAENPVDFLNLVWEVIEAGGAGAVVGRNIFQRENPEPFIKALLRVVHRNEDPEEAAKAEGLL comes from the coding sequence ATGGATGCATACCAGAACGTAGGCATAAAGAGGAGGATGAAGCGCTTCTTCAGGAGGGACGGAAGGGCCCTCATCTTCGCCATGGACCACGGCTTCGAGCACGGGCCGATGGACTTCGAGGAGCACTGGGAGCACGTGAACCCGCGGATTATCATAAAAAAGGTCGTCAGGGCCGGAATCGACGGCGTCATGATGCTCCCGGGCCTCGCGAGAATGGCGGGCGATGAGGTGAAGCCCAACGTCGGTCTGATGATCAAGCTCACCAGCAAGACCAACCTCCGCCCGAAGGACGACCAGCTCCTCCAGAGCCAGCTGGGTTTCGTTGAGGACGCGATAAAGCTGGGCGCCGATGCGATAGCGGCGACGGTTTACTGGGGTTCCCCACAGGAAGACGTCATGATGCGTCAGTTCGCCGAGATAGCGAGCTACGCCCACGACCTCGGCTTCCCGGTCGTCCAGTTCGCCTACCCGCGCGGACCGTACATAAACGAGAAGTACGGCAGGAAAGAGGACTACCGCGTCGTCATGTACGGCGCGAGGGCGGCCGTCGAGAGCGGTGCAGACATGATAAAGACCTACTGGACGGGCTCGAGGGAGAGCTTTGCCAAGGTCGTTGATGCCGCCGCAGGCGTTCCGGTTCTCCTCAGCGGCGGGGCCAAGGCTGAGAACCCCGTGGACTTCCTCAACCTCGTCTGGGAGGTCATAGAGGCCGGTGGCGCCGGAGCGGTCGTTGGCAGGAACATCTTCCAGCGCGAGAACCCGGAGCCCTTCATAAAGGCCCTCCTCCGCGTCGTCCACAGGAACGAGGACCCGGAGGAAGCGGCGAAAGCCGAGGGGCTTCTCTGA
- a CDS encoding pyruvate/oxaloacetate carboxyltransferase, whose product MARVEIIDTTFRDAHQSLIATRMTTDDMLAIAEKMDRIGFYSMEVWGGATFDVCIRYLNEDPWERLRLLREHIRKTKLQMLLRGQNVVGYRHYPDDVVEKFVELAHRNGIDIFRVFDALNDVRNMEVAIRKAKEVGAEVQGAIAYTTGKIFTLEYYLGKVEELLALDVDVITIKDMAALLTPRRAYELVREIKERYGVPVNVHTHSTTGMAVATYLKAVEAGADYIDTAISPLAFGTAQPGIQTIWHALPEAVGSHLDRDLIHEVSRYLKKLLEEKYSGLLHKETLMVNPYVLKYQVPGGMYSNLISQLKEMKALDRLQEVLEEIPRVREDLGWPPLVTPTSQIVGTQAVLNVLFGRYERITEEVKNYIRGLYGRPPGEINPELRKKVLGDEEPITERPGSLLGPGLEECRRKLEELGYLENEEDVLTYCLFPQVALEFFRARREGRRKPGLPKTVQRFKLYVDGVEFEVGVEGVDLSALRYLPQVAGVPTPPSAPKTAPAPAPVAAPAPAPVAPAAAPALASEGAVTAPMPGKILRILVKEGEQVKTGQGLVVLEAMKMENEIPAPKDGVVKKILVKEGDTVDTGQTLIELE is encoded by the coding sequence ATGGCCAGGGTTGAAATCATAGACACCACCTTCCGGGACGCCCACCAGTCCCTCATAGCGACGAGAATGACCACCGACGATATGCTGGCGATAGCCGAGAAGATGGACAGGATCGGCTTCTACTCCATGGAGGTCTGGGGAGGGGCTACCTTTGACGTCTGCATACGCTACCTCAACGAGGACCCCTGGGAGCGGTTGAGGCTCCTCAGGGAGCACATCAGGAAGACCAAGCTTCAGATGCTCCTCCGCGGCCAGAACGTCGTCGGCTACAGGCACTATCCAGATGACGTGGTCGAGAAGTTCGTCGAGCTGGCCCACAGGAACGGGATCGACATCTTCCGCGTCTTTGATGCACTCAACGACGTCAGGAACATGGAGGTTGCGATAAGGAAGGCCAAGGAAGTTGGGGCGGAGGTTCAGGGGGCCATCGCTTACACCACCGGAAAGATCTTCACGCTCGAGTACTACCTGGGAAAGGTCGAGGAGCTTTTGGCTCTCGACGTCGATGTAATCACGATCAAGGACATGGCGGCCCTGCTCACCCCCAGGAGGGCCTATGAACTGGTCAGGGAGATAAAAGAGCGCTATGGCGTCCCCGTCAATGTCCACACCCACTCGACCACTGGAATGGCGGTCGCGACCTACCTCAAGGCAGTCGAAGCTGGAGCGGACTACATAGACACCGCGATAAGCCCGCTCGCCTTCGGAACGGCCCAGCCGGGCATACAGACCATCTGGCACGCCCTGCCGGAAGCGGTTGGGAGTCACCTTGACAGGGATCTGATACACGAGGTCTCGCGCTACCTCAAGAAACTGCTGGAAGAGAAGTACTCCGGTCTGCTCCACAAGGAGACGCTGATGGTGAACCCCTACGTGCTCAAGTACCAGGTCCCCGGGGGCATGTACTCCAACCTAATCTCCCAGCTGAAGGAGATGAAAGCTCTAGACCGGCTTCAGGAGGTTCTCGAGGAGATTCCGCGCGTCAGGGAGGACCTCGGGTGGCCGCCGCTGGTGACGCCGACCAGCCAGATAGTCGGAACGCAGGCGGTTCTCAACGTCCTCTTCGGCAGGTACGAGAGGATAACGGAGGAGGTCAAGAACTACATAAGGGGCCTCTACGGCAGGCCGCCGGGAGAGATAAACCCTGAGCTGAGGAAGAAAGTCCTCGGCGACGAGGAGCCGATAACCGAAAGGCCCGGAAGCCTGCTCGGGCCCGGGCTGGAGGAGTGCAGGAGAAAGCTTGAGGAGCTCGGCTACCTGGAGAATGAGGAGGACGTTCTGACCTACTGCCTCTTCCCGCAGGTGGCGCTTGAGTTTTTCAGGGCCAGAAGGGAGGGCAGGAGAAAGCCGGGACTCCCGAAGACGGTTCAGAGGTTCAAGCTCTACGTGGACGGCGTCGAGTTCGAGGTCGGCGTTGAGGGAGTTGACCTGAGCGCGCTCAGATACCTGCCCCAGGTGGCCGGGGTTCCGACTCCACCCAGCGCTCCGAAAACAGCACCTGCTCCTGCGCCCGTTGCTGCCCCCGCTCCTGCTCCGGTTGCTCCAGCAGCAGCGCCCGCACTGGCCAGTGAGGGTGCCGTAACGGCTCCAATGCCGGGCAAGATTCTTAGAATACTCGTCAAGGAGGGCGAGCAGGTCAAGACCGGCCAGGGGTTGGTCGTCCTCGAGGCAATGAAGATGGAGAACGAAATTCCGGCACCAAAGGATGGAGTGGTTAAGAAGATCCTCGTCAAGGAAGGCGACACCGTGGACACCGGACAGACACTGATAGAGCTTGAATGA